The genome window CTCGGCGGCGTGCAGAAACCCAGCCAGGGCAGCATCCGCCTGCTCGGCCAGGAGCTGACCGAACTCTCGGCCGGCGCCCGCGACCGTTTTCGCGTCGACCACACCGGCTATATCTTCCAGCAGTTCAACCTGCTGCCGTTCCTGTCGGTGCGCGAGAACGTCGAGTTGCCTTGCCACTTTTCCAAACTGCGAGCGCAGCGCGCCAAGCAGCGCCATGGCAGCGTTGATCAGGCCGCCGCAGCCCTGCTCGCGCACCTGGGTTTGAAAGACAAAGACCTGCTGGAACGCCGCGCCGACTCGCTGTCCATCGGCCAGCAACAACGCGTCGCCGCCGCCCGCGCACTGATCGGTCAGCCGGAGTTGGTGATCGCCGACGAACCCACCTCGGCCCTGGACTACGACGCCCGCGAAGCTTTCCTGCAACTGCTGTTCGCCGAGTGCCGCGAAGCGGGCGCCAGCCTGTTGTTTGTCAGCCACGACCAGAGTCTGGCCTCGCTGTTCGACCGCAACCTGTCGCTGGCCGAACTCAATCGCGCCGCCACGCCCGCAGAGGTTTGAGATGTATCTGTTCCGTCTAGCCATGGCCAGCCTGGCTAACCGCCGTTTTACCGCGATTCTCACCGCGTTCGCCATCGCGCTTTCAGTCTGCTTGCTACTCGCGGTGGAACGCGTGCGCGTTGAAGCGCGCAACAGCTTTGCCAGCACCATCAGCGGCACCGACCTGATCGTCGGCGCCCGTTCCGGTTCAGTGAACCTGCTGCTGTACTCGGTGTTCCGCATCGGCAACGCCACCAACAACATCCGTTGGGACAGCTTCGAACACTTCGCCGCCAGCCCCCAGGTGAAATGGGCGATTCCGATTTCCCTCGGCGACTCCCACCGCGGCTACCGCGTGATGGGCACCAACGAATCCTACTTCGAGCACTACCAATACGGGCGCAAGCAGAACCTCGAACTGGCCAGCGGTCGCGCCTTCGCCACCGACCCGTTCGAAGTGGTACTCGGCGCCGAAGTCGCCGACGCGTTGCACTACAAACTCGGCGACAAACTGGTACTGGCCCATGGCGTAGCGGTGGTCAGCCTGGTCAAGCACGATGACAAACCGTTCACCGTGGTCGGCATTCTCAAGCGCACCGGCACCCCGGTGGACCGCACCTTGCACATCAGCCTCGGCGGCATGGAAGCGAT of Pseudomonas azotoformans contains these proteins:
- a CDS encoding ABC transporter ATP-binding protein, producing the protein MTHALIELSDLGFNWPGHPQLLDIPAFRLEAGETLFLKGPSGSGKTTLLGLLGGVQKPSQGSIRLLGQELTELSAGARDRFRVDHTGYIFQQFNLLPFLSVRENVELPCHFSKLRAQRAKQRHGSVDQAAAALLAHLGLKDKDLLERRADSLSIGQQQRVAAARALIGQPELVIADEPTSALDYDAREAFLQLLFAECREAGASLLFVSHDQSLASLFDRNLSLAELNRAATPAEV